In Spinacia oleracea cultivar Varoflay chromosome 5, BTI_SOV_V1, whole genome shotgun sequence, a single window of DNA contains:
- the LOC110798605 gene encoding serrate RNA effector molecule, with product MAEVLNMPVEPIDNRRRNKDKPDEPPTDSSPPPPPPPPNRRRDRDSRERRDDRDFDRPPPNRYYDRNNRGGGGGGGERDRDYNNNNNNKRNRGLSPSPPHPPPPYRDNRRNNYSPPPRRSPPYPPFKRSRRDEGGYDGRRGSPRGGGYGPGDRRFGYDHPGGYDREMGGRPGYADDRPHGRFRSGGYPGGPSDWDSGRGGYGDSSNPGNAQREGLMSYKQFIQELEDDVLPAEAERRYQEYKSEYISTQKRTYFESHKDEDWLKNKYHPANLLTVIERRNELARKVAKDFLLDLHSGSLDMGPSANASTMNKSGQTSEPNSEDETDVNGKRRRHGRAQAKEADISAAPKAHLVSSEPRRIQIDIDLAQALVTKLDSEKRIEDNILSKDDTDKMSRDRSHSGSIGPVIIIRGLTSVKGLEGIELLDTLATYLWRVHGVDYYGMIETAEPKGLRHVRAEGKNSDVSTNAAEWEKKLDSHWQDRLRSLDPLEVMTAKEKIDAAAVEALDPFVRKIRDEKYGWKYGCGAKSCTKLFHAAEYVHKHLKLKHPELSIDATTKVREEIYFQNYMNDPNAPGGQPVMQQFVPKDKLQRRRPGADNRLKDDRGNRRERDRNGGERFERPENPQADFPPNKDGPDKGNSDEPIFDNFGGQGMHVAPFATDIAPPPVLMPVPGAGPLGPFVPAPPEVAMRMLREQGGPSPFEGPGRNGMGAPPIILPPSFRQDPRRLRSYQDLDAPEDEVTVIDYRSL from the exons ATGGCGGAAGTGCTGAACATGCCCGTCGAACCCATCGATAATCGCCGTCGCAACAAAGACAAACCCGACGAACCTCCCACCGACTCTTCcccccctccaccaccaccaccacctaacCGCCGCCGAGATCgcgattctagagagagaagagaCGACCGAGATTTCGATCGTCCTCCACCTAATCGCTACTATGATCGCAATAATcgaggtggtggtggaggaggaggagagagagacagagattacaacaacaacaacaacaacaagcgaAATAGAGGACTTAGCCCTAGCCCTCCTCATCCTCCCCCTCCTTACCGAGATAACCGACGTAATAATTATTCTCCCCCTCCTCGACGGTCTCCTCCTTATCCTCCATTTAAGCGTTCGAGACGAGACGAAGGTGGATATGATGGAAGAAGAGGGAGCCCCCGTGGTGGCGGTTACGGCCCCGGTGATCGAAG GTTTGGCTATGATCACCCTGGTGGGTATGACCGTGAAATGGGAGGCAGGCCAGGTTATGCGGATGATAGGCCGCATGGTCGGTTTCGTTCCGGTGGCTATCCTGGTGGCCCATCTG ATTGGGATTCCGGGCGTGGGGGTTATGGTGACTCGTCAAATCCAGGGAATGCTCAGAG AGAAGGTTTGATGAGTTACAAGCAATTTATTCAGGAACTTGAAGATGATGTGTTACCAGCAGAAGCGGAGCGTAG GTATCAGGAGTACAAGTCAGAGTACATTTCAACTCAAAAACGTACATACTTTGAATCTCACAAAGATGAAGACTG GTTGAAGAATAAATATCACCCCGCAAATTTATTGACTGTCATAGAAAG GAGGAACGAACTTGCACGCAAAGTTGCAAAAGATTTTTTGTTGGACTTGCACAGTGGGAGCCTTGATAT GGGTCCTAGTGCAAATGCCTCAACCATGAATAAATCAGGCCAGACTAGTGAACCAAACTCTGAGGATGAGACAGATGTTAATGGTAAACGGAGGCGCCATGGTCGAGCTCAGGCGAAGGAAGCTGATATATCAGCTGCCCCTAAGGCTCATCTTGTTAGTTCCGAGCCAAGACGAATTCAGATCGATATTGATTTAGCTCAAGCACTTGTCACAAAACTTGACTCTGAAAAGCGAATTGAGGACAATATCTTATCCAAAGATGATACTGACAAAATGAGTAGAGATAGATCACACAGTGGATCAATTGGTCCAGTTATTATCATACGCGGATTAACTTCTGTTAAGGGTCTTGAGGGCATTGAGCTTCTAGATACTCTTGCAACTTACCTTTGGCGTGTTCATGGGGTTGATTATTATGGCATGATTGAAACTGCAGAACCTAAGGGCCTCCGGCATGTGAGAGCCGAGGGGAAAAATTCTGATGTTTCTACTAATGCTGCAGAATGGGAAAAGAAGCTCGATTCCCATTGGCAAGACAGGTTGCGGAGTCTGGATCCACTTGAGGTCATGACTGCAAAGGAAAAGATAGATGCTGCCGCTGTTGAAGCTTTGGATCCTTTTGTGAGAAAAATTAGGGATGAAAAGTATGGGTGGAAGTATGGTTGTGGTGCTAAGAGTTGCACAAAGCTCTTCCATGCTGCTGAATATGTCCACAAGCATTTGAAACTTAAACATCCAGAACTCTCGATAGATGCTACAACCAAAGTACGAGAAGAGATATACTTCCAGAACTACATGAA TGATCCAAATGCTCCTGGTGGGCAACCTGTCATGCAGCAATTTGTACCG AAAGACAAGCTGCAAAGACGAAGACCGGGAGCAGACAACCGTTTGAAAGATGATCGGGGTAACCGTAGAGAAAGAGACCGAAATGGTGGTGAGAGATTTGAAAGACCAGAGAATCCTCAGGCTGATTTCCCGCCCAACAAAGATGGCCCGGACAAGGGCAACTCCGATGAACCAATTTTTGATAATTTTGGCGGACAGGGCATGCATGTTGCACCCTTCGCAACTGATATTGCACCCCCACCTGTATTGATGCCTGTTCCTGGTGCTGG TCCACTGGGACCTTTTGTGCCAGCTCCTCCCGAAGTTGCAATGCGGATGCTACGTGAGCAGGGTGGACCCTCTCCTTTTGAAGGTCCAGGGAGAAATGGGATGGGTGCACCTCCAATTATTTTACCGCCTTCTTTTCGGCAGGATCCTAGACGTCTGCGAAG CTACCAAGATTTGGATGCACCAGAAGATGAAGTCACTGTAATAGACTACCGGAGTTTGTGA
- the LOC110798603 gene encoding protein FAR1-RELATED SEQUENCE 3 isoform X2: MSADIIDVEDGNMRIRASMDNGDAEAVESGEVTPTGAYMVQDEVIILEPCVGMEFDSESSAKAFYDEYARLEGFSTKICQTGRFRSDSALTSRQFVCTKEGLKKNSSHVCEAMLKIELKGSKWAVTKFVKGHNHPLESPDKVHSIRPHGHFAGTAKNDVEAYQAGVMVPSGVMYVTMDGNHVSQTSVEANRISPVESNRQVKSSNGINYAIKPATPRRTWGKDAQNMLDYFKKVQAENPGFFYAIQLDEDNRMANAFWADARSRTAYSHFGDAVTLDTSFRVNQYKVPFVPFTGLNHHGQTILFACALLLDDSEASFVWLLRTFVTAMSDHPPVSIVTDQDRVIQAAISQVLPKSRHCLSKWHVLREGQERLAHVCLAHPNFQVELYNCINLTETIDEFESSWDFIIDKYDLRMNDWLQSLYNARRQWVPVYFRDSFFAAVSPNQGVECSFFAGYVNQHTTLPTFFRQYERAMEYWFEKEMDADFDTISNSPVLSTPSPMEKQAADLYTKKIFSKFQDELVETFVYTANRIDSDGETSTYRVAKFEDDHKAYTVTLNISDMRASCSCLMFEYSGILCRHILTVFTVTNVLTLPPHYILKRWTRNAKGVVALDEPGADHAQESTPSRYNSLCREAARYAEVGATTSDTYAAALNGLREGAKKIAAVKKIVAKVSPQSFQKSASGYDDRKNSAADTPLLWPRQDEVTRQFNLNDSAILPHHVSGMNLLRMAPTSVQRDDGPSDNMVVLPCLKSMTWVMENKNSTPANRVAVINLKLQDYRKNPAVESEVKFQLSTVTLEPMLKSMAHISEQLSTPANRVAVINLKLQDTETISGESEVKFQVSRDTLGAMLRSMAYIREQLSVLVEPQTEQPQKKQRK; this comes from the exons ATGAGTGCTGACATTATTGATGTAGAAGACGGGAACATGAGGATTCGTGCCTCAATGGATAATGGAGATGCTGAAGCTGTTGAGAGTGGAGAGGTGACTCCAACTGGTGCTTATATGGTTCAAGATGAAGTTATTATCCTTGAGCCGTGTGTTGGGATGGAGTTTGATTCTGAATCTTCTGCCAAGGCATTCTATGATGAATATGCTAGGCTTGAGGGTTTCAGCACCAAAATTTGTCAGACTGGTCGTTTTAGATCCGATAGTGCTCTCACATCTAGACAGTTTGTATGTACGAAAGAGGGGTTGAAAAAGAATTCTTCTCATGTATGTGAAGCCATGCTGAAGATAGAATTGAAGGGTAGCAAGTGGGCTGTAACAAAATTTGTTAAGGGGCACAACCATCCTTTAGAGAGCCCTGATAAGGTGCACAGTATCCGGCCACACGGGCATTTTGCTGGTACAGCAAAGAATGACGTTGAAGCTTATCAAGCAGGTGTTATGGTTCCAAGTGGTGTTATGTATGTGACTATGGACGGAAATCATGTAAGCCAAACATCTGTAGAAGCAAATCGCATATCTCCTGTAGAGTCAAACCGACAGGTCAAAAGCTCTAACGGCATAAACTATGCCATCAAACCTGCAACCCCAAGGAGGACATGGGGCAAAGATGCCCAAAATATGCTGGACTACTTCAAAAAAGTGCAGGCGGAGAACCCTGGGTTCTTTTATGCCATACAACTTGATGAAGATAATCGAATGGCTAATGCATTTTGGGCAGATGCAAGGTCAAGGACAGCTTATAGTCATTTTGGTGATGCGGTTACGCTAGACACTTCATTCAGAGTGAATCAGTATAAGGTGCCATTTGTTCCCTTCACTGGACTGAACCATCATGGTCAAACAATTTTGTTTGCTTGTGCATTGCTTCTAGATGATTCCGAGGCTTCCTTTGTTTGGTTGCTGAGGACATTTGTTACTGCTATGAGTGACCACCCTCCAGTGTCTATTGTCACTGATCAAGATAGAGTCATACAGGCTGCAATCAGTCAGGTGTTACCAAAGTCCCGACACTGCTTAAGCAAATGGCATGTATTAAGAGAAGGCCAGGAGAGGCTGGCTCATGTGTGTCTTGCACATCCTAATTTTCAGGTTGAGTTGTATAATTGTATCAATTTGACGGAAACAATAGACGAATTTGAATCTTCTTGGGATTTTATCATTGATAAGTACGATCTGAGAATGAATGATTGGCTGCAGTCACTATATAATGCTAGAAGACAATGGGTACCAGTATATTTCCGAGATTCATTTTTCGCTGCAGTTTCACCCAATCAAGGAGTCGAGTGTTCTTTTTTCGCTGGTTATGTAAATCAACATACCACATTGCCTACGTTTTTCAGACAGTACGAAAGAGCTATGGAGTACTGGTTTGAAAAGGAAATGGATGCTGATTTCGATACGATCTCGAATTCTCCAGTTCTAAGTACACCGTCTCCTATGGAAAAGCAGGCTGCCGACCTTTACACGAAGAAGATCTTTTCAAAGTTTCAAGATGAGTTGGTAGAGACTTTTGTATATACCGCAAATAGGATTGACAGCGATGGTGAAACAAGCACGTACAGAGTTGCAAAATTTGAAGATGACCATAAAGCATATACAGTGACTCTGAACATCTCCGATATGAGGGCAAGCTGTAGCTGCTTAATGTTTGAGTATTCTGGCATTCTTTGCAGACACATTTTGACAGTATTCACAGTGACCAATGTTCTGACCTTACCTCCACATTACATTTTGAAGCGCTGGACTAGAAATGCTAAGGGTGTGGTTGCATTGGATGAGCCTGGTGCAGATCATGCACAGGAGTCAACTCCGTCAAGGTATAACAGTCTATGCCGAGAAGCAGCTAGATATGCAGAGGTAGGGGCAACAACATCAGACACCTATGCTGCAGCTCTAAATGGTCTGAGAGAAGGGGCAAAGAAGATTGCTGCTGTGAAGAAAATTGTTGCGAAGGTTTCACCTCAGAGCTTTCAAAAGTCCGCTTCTGGTTATGATGACAGGAAAAATTCTGCAGCTGATACACCTTTGTTATGGCCCAGGCAAGACGAAGTTACCAGGCAGTTCAACCTTAATGACTCTGCCATCCTTCCTCATCATGTCAGCGGTATGAATCTTCTACGCATGGCCCCCACATCTGTTCAACGGGATGATGGCCCCTCAGACAACATG GTTGTACTCCCTTGCCTCAAGTCAATGACATGGGTCATGGAGAATAAGAATTCAACACCAGCGAATAGAGTAGCTGTAATCAACCTAAAG TTGCAAGATTACAGGAAGAACCCTGCGGTGGAGTCAGAAGTTAAGTTTCAGCTCTCCACAGTCACATTGGAACCTATGCTTAAATCTATGGCCCACATCAGTGAACAGCTGTCCACCCCGGCTAATAGGGTTGCTGTTATCAATTTAAAG CTCCAAGACACTGAGACGATCTCTGGAGAGTCTGAGGTGAAGTTTCAGGTTTCCAGGGATACATTAGGTGCCATGTTAAGATCAATGGCATATATCCGTGAGCAATTATCAGTTTTG GTCGAGCCACAGACAGAGCAGCCACAAAAAaagcagcggaaataa
- the LOC110798606 gene encoding TATA-box-binding protein: MEEQGLEGVQPVDQSKHPSGIIPTLQNIVSTVNLDCKLDLKSIALQARNAEYNPKRFAAVIMRIREPKTTALVFASGKMVCTGAKSENDSKLAARKYARIIQKLGFPATFKNFRIQNIVASCDVKFPIRLEGLAYSHGAFSSYEPELFPGLIYRMKQPKIVLLIFVSGKIVLTGAKVREETYTAFENIYPVLTEFKKSQQ, encoded by the exons ATGGAAGAACAGGGCTTGGAAGGTGTTCAACCTGTGGATCAGTCCAAACATCCATCTGGGATCATCCCTACTCTCCA GAACATTGTATCAACTGTCAACTTGGACTGCAAGTTGGATCTTAAATCCATTGCGTTGCAAGCTCGTAATGCTGAGTATAATCCAAAG CGTTTTGCAGCAGTCATTATGAGGATAAGGGAGCCAAAGACAACAGCCCTAGTATTTGCTTCTGGAAAAATG GTATGCACTGGAGCTAAGAGTGAGAATGATTCAAAATTAGCAGCTCGTAAG TATGCTCGAATTATTCAGAAGCTGGGATTCCCTGCCACATTCAAG AATTTCAGAATCCAGAATATAGTGGCATCTTGTGATGTGAAATTTCCTATTAGACTGGAGGGGCTTGCATACTCTCATGGTGCCTTTTCTAGT TATGAACCAGAACTATTTCCTGGGTTGATCTATCGAATGAAACAACCAAAGATTGTGCTGCTTATATTCGTCTCAGGAAAGATAGTTCTGACAGGAGCTAAG GTGAGAGAAGAGACATACACTGCCTTTGAGAACATATATCCAGTGCTTACTGAGTTTAAGAAAAGCCAGCAGTG A
- the LOC110798603 gene encoding protein FAR1-RELATED SEQUENCE 3 isoform X1 produces MSADIIDVEDGNMRIRASMDNGDAEAVESGEVTPTGAYMVQDEVIILEPCVGMEFDSESSAKAFYDEYARLEGFSTKICQTGRFRSDSALTSRQFVCTKEGLKKNSSHVCEAMLKIELKGSKWAVTKFVKGHNHPLESPDKVHSIRPHGHFAGTAKNDVEAYQAGVMVPSGVMYVTMDGNHVSQTSVEANRISPVESNRQVKSSNGINYAIKPATPRRTWGKDAQNMLDYFKKVQAENPGFFYAIQLDEDNRMANAFWADARSRTAYSHFGDAVTLDTSFRVNQYKVPFVPFTGLNHHGQTILFACALLLDDSEASFVWLLRTFVTAMSDHPPVSIVTDQDRVIQAAISQVLPKSRHCLSKWHVLREGQERLAHVCLAHPNFQVELYNCINLTETIDEFESSWDFIIDKYDLRMNDWLQSLYNARRQWVPVYFRDSFFAAVSPNQGVECSFFAGYVNQHTTLPTFFRQYERAMEYWFEKEMDADFDTISNSPVLSTPSPMEKQAADLYTKKIFSKFQDELVETFVYTANRIDSDGETSTYRVAKFEDDHKAYTVTLNISDMRASCSCLMFEYSGILCRHILTVFTVTNVLTLPPHYILKRWTRNAKGVVALDEPGADHAQESTPSRYNSLCREAARYAEVGATTSDTYAAALNGLREGAKKIAAVKKIVAKVSPQSFQKSASGYDDRKNSAADTPLLWPRQDEVTRQFNLNDSAILPHHVSGMNLLRMAPTSVQRDDGPSDNMVVLPCLKSMTWVMENKNSTPANRVAVINLKLQDYRKNPAVESEVKFQLSTVTLEPMLKSMAHISEQLSTPANRVAVINLKLQDTETISGESEVKFQVSRDTLGAMLRSMAYIREQLSVLQVEPQTEQPQKKQRK; encoded by the exons ATGAGTGCTGACATTATTGATGTAGAAGACGGGAACATGAGGATTCGTGCCTCAATGGATAATGGAGATGCTGAAGCTGTTGAGAGTGGAGAGGTGACTCCAACTGGTGCTTATATGGTTCAAGATGAAGTTATTATCCTTGAGCCGTGTGTTGGGATGGAGTTTGATTCTGAATCTTCTGCCAAGGCATTCTATGATGAATATGCTAGGCTTGAGGGTTTCAGCACCAAAATTTGTCAGACTGGTCGTTTTAGATCCGATAGTGCTCTCACATCTAGACAGTTTGTATGTACGAAAGAGGGGTTGAAAAAGAATTCTTCTCATGTATGTGAAGCCATGCTGAAGATAGAATTGAAGGGTAGCAAGTGGGCTGTAACAAAATTTGTTAAGGGGCACAACCATCCTTTAGAGAGCCCTGATAAGGTGCACAGTATCCGGCCACACGGGCATTTTGCTGGTACAGCAAAGAATGACGTTGAAGCTTATCAAGCAGGTGTTATGGTTCCAAGTGGTGTTATGTATGTGACTATGGACGGAAATCATGTAAGCCAAACATCTGTAGAAGCAAATCGCATATCTCCTGTAGAGTCAAACCGACAGGTCAAAAGCTCTAACGGCATAAACTATGCCATCAAACCTGCAACCCCAAGGAGGACATGGGGCAAAGATGCCCAAAATATGCTGGACTACTTCAAAAAAGTGCAGGCGGAGAACCCTGGGTTCTTTTATGCCATACAACTTGATGAAGATAATCGAATGGCTAATGCATTTTGGGCAGATGCAAGGTCAAGGACAGCTTATAGTCATTTTGGTGATGCGGTTACGCTAGACACTTCATTCAGAGTGAATCAGTATAAGGTGCCATTTGTTCCCTTCACTGGACTGAACCATCATGGTCAAACAATTTTGTTTGCTTGTGCATTGCTTCTAGATGATTCCGAGGCTTCCTTTGTTTGGTTGCTGAGGACATTTGTTACTGCTATGAGTGACCACCCTCCAGTGTCTATTGTCACTGATCAAGATAGAGTCATACAGGCTGCAATCAGTCAGGTGTTACCAAAGTCCCGACACTGCTTAAGCAAATGGCATGTATTAAGAGAAGGCCAGGAGAGGCTGGCTCATGTGTGTCTTGCACATCCTAATTTTCAGGTTGAGTTGTATAATTGTATCAATTTGACGGAAACAATAGACGAATTTGAATCTTCTTGGGATTTTATCATTGATAAGTACGATCTGAGAATGAATGATTGGCTGCAGTCACTATATAATGCTAGAAGACAATGGGTACCAGTATATTTCCGAGATTCATTTTTCGCTGCAGTTTCACCCAATCAAGGAGTCGAGTGTTCTTTTTTCGCTGGTTATGTAAATCAACATACCACATTGCCTACGTTTTTCAGACAGTACGAAAGAGCTATGGAGTACTGGTTTGAAAAGGAAATGGATGCTGATTTCGATACGATCTCGAATTCTCCAGTTCTAAGTACACCGTCTCCTATGGAAAAGCAGGCTGCCGACCTTTACACGAAGAAGATCTTTTCAAAGTTTCAAGATGAGTTGGTAGAGACTTTTGTATATACCGCAAATAGGATTGACAGCGATGGTGAAACAAGCACGTACAGAGTTGCAAAATTTGAAGATGACCATAAAGCATATACAGTGACTCTGAACATCTCCGATATGAGGGCAAGCTGTAGCTGCTTAATGTTTGAGTATTCTGGCATTCTTTGCAGACACATTTTGACAGTATTCACAGTGACCAATGTTCTGACCTTACCTCCACATTACATTTTGAAGCGCTGGACTAGAAATGCTAAGGGTGTGGTTGCATTGGATGAGCCTGGTGCAGATCATGCACAGGAGTCAACTCCGTCAAGGTATAACAGTCTATGCCGAGAAGCAGCTAGATATGCAGAGGTAGGGGCAACAACATCAGACACCTATGCTGCAGCTCTAAATGGTCTGAGAGAAGGGGCAAAGAAGATTGCTGCTGTGAAGAAAATTGTTGCGAAGGTTTCACCTCAGAGCTTTCAAAAGTCCGCTTCTGGTTATGATGACAGGAAAAATTCTGCAGCTGATACACCTTTGTTATGGCCCAGGCAAGACGAAGTTACCAGGCAGTTCAACCTTAATGACTCTGCCATCCTTCCTCATCATGTCAGCGGTATGAATCTTCTACGCATGGCCCCCACATCTGTTCAACGGGATGATGGCCCCTCAGACAACATG GTTGTACTCCCTTGCCTCAAGTCAATGACATGGGTCATGGAGAATAAGAATTCAACACCAGCGAATAGAGTAGCTGTAATCAACCTAAAG TTGCAAGATTACAGGAAGAACCCTGCGGTGGAGTCAGAAGTTAAGTTTCAGCTCTCCACAGTCACATTGGAACCTATGCTTAAATCTATGGCCCACATCAGTGAACAGCTGTCCACCCCGGCTAATAGGGTTGCTGTTATCAATTTAAAG CTCCAAGACACTGAGACGATCTCTGGAGAGTCTGAGGTGAAGTTTCAGGTTTCCAGGGATACATTAGGTGCCATGTTAAGATCAATGGCATATATCCGTGAGCAATTATCAGTTTTG CAGGTCGAGCCACAGACAGAGCAGCCACAAAAAaagcagcggaaataa